The Cydia amplana chromosome 9, ilCydAmpl1.1, whole genome shotgun sequence genome includes a region encoding these proteins:
- the LOC134651079 gene encoding protein dimmed has protein sequence MPQWASAEGGGSEAESPVQMTCYEDESSEYYENKPDIADMNIEQAGEFYDSGSGSDEVVVRRGCRTRRAAAGSSSSGASAGSGTGRRRRCGVSARERNLRRLESNERERMRMHSLNRAFEDLRRVIPHVKKDNRSLSKIETLTLAKNYVKALTNAICSMRGEVPRYNFDSADENVEPVFVLSRDEQNNNGPTDEAEETASSVRPL, from the exons ATGCCCCAATGGGCTAGCGCGGAGGGCGGAGGTTCCGAAGCAGAGTCGCCGGTGCAGATGACGTGTTATGAAGACGAATCCTCCGAGTATTATGAGAACAAGCCCGACATAGCTGACATGAACATAGAACAAGCTGGTG AGTTTTACGACAGCGGAAGCGGCAGCGATGAGGTGGTGGTCCGGCGGGGCTGCCGCACTCGGCGGGCGGCGGCCGGCTCCTCCTCATCCGGCGCTTCTGCGGGCTCCGGCACCGGCCGCCGCCGGCGATGCGGGGTCTCCGCCCGGGAACGGAATCTACGACGGTTGGAGAGCAATGAACGGGAACGCATGCGAATGCATTCACTCAACCGAGCTTTCGAG gaccTGCGGCGGGTAATTCCTCACGTGAAGAAAGACAACAGAAGCCTATCCAAAATAGAAACCTTGACTCTTGCCAAAAATTACGTTAAGGCTCTCACAAACGCCATTTGCTCTATGAGAGGCGAGGTGCCTCGTTACAA ttTCGACAGTGCAGATGAAAACGTAGAGCCAGTTTTCGTGTTGAGCCGCGACGAGCAGAACAACAACGGGCCGACGGACGAGGCCGAAGAGACGGCGTCGAGCGTCCGGCCCCTCTGA